From Paenibacillus sp. PK3_47, the proteins below share one genomic window:
- a CDS encoding response regulator transcription factor, whose product MKNAAILLVDDEESIVGLIKTVLHKEGFTNIDSAGTGEAAIQACQAKVYDLIVLDVMLPGRSGIEICPFLRQTTNAPLLFLSARVSDFDKLTGFAVGGDDYITKPFNPLELVARISSQLRRYLGLAGGPNVQVPNDSGELISDKDREGQVQPNIRYDYGRFQVDETAGELRVEGEVIPCPALVFQLLLFFCKHPNRLFTKSELYERVWGESALRDDNTVMVHIHRIRERIEVEPANPQYLVNVRGLGYKLVQRSGRVKRQS is encoded by the coding sequence GTGAAGAATGCTGCTATTCTGCTGGTCGATGATGAAGAATCCATTGTCGGACTTATAAAAACAGTGCTGCATAAGGAAGGGTTCACCAATATTGATTCGGCAGGTACAGGCGAAGCCGCTATACAGGCCTGTCAGGCCAAGGTATACGATCTGATTGTGCTGGATGTAATGCTTCCCGGGCGAAGCGGGATTGAAATCTGTCCCTTTCTCCGGCAAACGACAAATGCGCCGCTGCTGTTCCTGTCCGCACGTGTCTCTGATTTTGACAAGCTTACCGGCTTTGCCGTCGGCGGCGATGATTATATAACCAAACCGTTTAACCCGCTGGAGCTGGTAGCCCGGATCAGCTCACAGCTGCGCCGTTATCTGGGCCTGGCCGGAGGTCCGAATGTTCAGGTTCCTAATGACAGCGGAGAGCTTATTTCCGACAAGGACCGTGAGGGCCAGGTTCAGCCCAACATCCGCTATGACTATGGAAGGTTTCAGGTCGATGAGACAGCGGGTGAGCTGAGAGTGGAGGGAGAAGTCATACCGTGCCCGGCGCTCGTGTTTCAGCTGCTGCTGTTTTTCTGCAAGCATCCCAACAGGCTGTTCACCAAAAGCGAACTGTACGAACGGGTATGGGGCGAGTCGGCACTGAGGGACGACAACACGGTTATGGTACATATTCACCGGATTCGTGAACGGATCGAGGTTGAACCTGCAAATCCGCAGTACCTGGTTAATGTCAGGGGTCTCGGGTACAAGCTGGTACAGCGCAGCGGGAGGGTCAAGAGACAGTCATGA
- a CDS encoding peptidoglycan DD-metalloendopeptidase family protein, whose translation MNNNPEASAQNTQAAENTASPSASAVSDRNDSTVQPENLAEALLKNNFSGIYARFSPEFKQQVSEAQVAEMGTSFIEGVQSFEPSSNLTLNGTEQRSWRSDAGDKGITAVFDEEGIILGLQLTGLAAYPETDGARTKTAITLPLNGEWLVFWGGSNVLDNYHYEHVSQRYAYDFVQAVDGYSYTGDPLINESYHAFGKDVIAPADGVVTEVVNDIPDNSPVGVMNEKVPAGNAVVIDHGGEYSFLAHLKQSSVTVKKGDQVKTGDVIGQLGNSGNSSEPHLHFQVSDGADLFSSRSLNIRWNDNLQPVRGRTVTGGAATP comes from the coding sequence TTGAATAACAACCCGGAAGCATCAGCACAGAACACACAGGCGGCTGAGAACACCGCATCACCCTCAGCCTCTGCCGTTAGTGACAGGAATGACAGTACCGTTCAGCCGGAGAATCTGGCTGAGGCCCTCTTAAAAAATAACTTCAGCGGAATCTATGCACGGTTCAGCCCTGAATTCAAACAGCAGGTCAGTGAAGCGCAGGTTGCAGAGATGGGGACTTCATTCATTGAAGGTGTACAGTCCTTTGAGCCCTCTTCGAATCTGACCCTAAACGGCACAGAGCAGCGGTCCTGGAGAAGTGATGCCGGTGACAAAGGAATCACTGCCGTCTTTGATGAGGAGGGTATAATTCTTGGCCTGCAGCTTACAGGCCTTGCTGCCTATCCCGAAACAGACGGGGCGCGGACTAAGACTGCCATTACCCTGCCGCTTAACGGAGAGTGGCTCGTATTCTGGGGCGGCAGCAATGTGCTGGACAATTACCACTATGAACACGTAAGCCAGCGGTACGCTTATGACTTTGTGCAGGCAGTAGACGGTTATTCCTATACAGGAGATCCTCTGATCAATGAGAGCTATCATGCCTTCGGCAAGGATGTCATTGCTCCCGCCGATGGAGTAGTAACGGAAGTGGTAAATGACATCCCGGATAACTCGCCGGTAGGCGTGATGAATGAGAAGGTCCCTGCAGGCAATGCCGTAGTGATTGACCATGGCGGGGAGTACAGCTTTCTGGCACATTTGAAACAGAGTTCCGTGACCGTTAAGAAAGGCGATCAGGTCAAAACCGGCGATGTCATCGGGCAGCTCGGCAACTCCGGAAATTCCAGCGAGCCGCATCTGCATTTTCAGGTATCGGACGGAGCCGACCTGTTCAGCTCCCGTTCCTTGAATATCCGGTGGAACGACAATCTGCAGCCGGTCAGAGGCCGGACCGTAACAGGGGGAGCAGCAACTCCTTAG
- a CDS encoding alpha/beta hydrolase → MKPIQRKMIQLPSGRLEYACSGEGAPAVILINGGSGPIEGWYNVFHELAGDTSVLAYNRFGVGKSGKPSGPQHGQAVLDTLRELLQAAGVRPPYLLSGHSLGGLYANLFARKYPGETAGLVLLEASHPQDLLINDTQNGFIRTLNRLLRTVDRLSPHKKWGEVNFVEDTVRQIGEAGPFPDIPLVVVAGSKKPPMMPEQAYRLRTAHQQDFLQLSSQSRLITASRSGHFPQLSEPEIVIQAVKECLAMVRHHQN, encoded by the coding sequence ATGAAGCCTATTCAGAGGAAAATGATTCAGCTGCCTAGCGGCCGCCTGGAGTACGCCTGCTCGGGTGAAGGAGCGCCTGCCGTTATTCTGATCAACGGGGGAAGCGGTCCGATTGAAGGATGGTATAACGTGTTCCACGAACTGGCCGGGGATACCTCCGTTTTAGCCTATAACCGGTTCGGGGTTGGAAAAAGCGGCAAGCCTTCAGGGCCCCAGCACGGTCAGGCTGTCCTGGACACGCTTAGAGAGCTGCTTCAGGCAGCAGGAGTCCGTCCGCCTTATCTGCTTTCAGGCCACTCCTTGGGAGGACTGTACGCAAATCTGTTTGCCCGGAAGTATCCCGGTGAAACCGCCGGGTTAGTCCTGCTTGAAGCCAGCCACCCGCAGGACTTGCTTATCAATGACACCCAGAACGGATTCATCCGGACCCTGAACCGGCTGCTCCGGACAGTTGACCGCCTCTCCCCGCACAAAAAATGGGGCGAAGTTAACTTTGTAGAGGATACGGTCCGGCAGATCGGGGAGGCCGGCCCGTTCCCGGATATCCCGCTGGTGGTAGTCGCCGGAAGCAAAAAACCGCCGATGATGCCGGAGCAGGCCTACCGTCTAAGAACTGCCCATCAGCAGGACTTCCTGCAGCTTAGCAGCCAGAGCCGACTTATCACTGCTTCCCGCAGCGGACATTTTCCTCAGCTCTCCGAGCCTGAAATTGTTATACAGGCCGTTAAGGAGTGTCTTGCCATGGTGAGACATCACCAGAATTAG
- a CDS encoding glycosyltransferase family 8 protein: protein MIELVLTINDKDGSYTEHAGVVLASVFANTAHKINVHIVHDDSVSEENKLKLNQLTDSFGHNIHFYHVTVPHDLYEVASGVHKINFWTMASMYRLLLPLFIHSEKVIYLDCDILVNMDINELWSIDLGDRYLGAVIDQGQNLMEYFVSLGLSAELYFNSGVILFHLDNIRAKQTWYEEMLAFLRHFPTVTMPDQDVLNAIYSSNYLQLDLRYNTFAHSDLDLDNKIVHFAGDNKWWDSDSPAAWLYYKFLAMTPWAREVVQEQASEPEQVNIVFDPPPVQPEEAYEPPPVPEIQHVDTPPPPFQEPVILPPPLLPQFTAAAPEIVPPVLESTPVKVKPHRRKHRSSRLRRLLRLRKKLRLRRKLKLKLRRKKALRAKYRTKKRIKLIKRRYVKRRRALLAARKRLALIRRKKLHARKKAVPVKKIHRVRRTA, encoded by the coding sequence ATGATTGAGTTGGTTCTGACGATCAACGATAAGGACGGAAGCTATACGGAGCATGCGGGGGTTGTGCTGGCCTCGGTCTTCGCCAATACCGCACATAAAATCAATGTACACATTGTACATGACGATTCCGTCAGTGAAGAGAACAAACTAAAGCTTAACCAGCTGACCGATTCATTCGGGCATAACATCCACTTTTATCATGTTACGGTTCCCCACGATTTGTATGAAGTGGCATCGGGCGTGCATAAAATCAACTTCTGGACGATGGCGAGCATGTACCGGCTGCTGCTGCCGCTGTTTATCCACTCGGAAAAGGTTATTTATCTGGACTGCGACATTCTGGTCAATATGGATATTAACGAACTGTGGAGCATTGATCTGGGGGACCGCTATCTGGGTGCAGTCATCGACCAGGGCCAGAATCTGATGGAGTACTTCGTTTCGCTGGGGCTGAGTGCGGAGCTGTATTTTAACTCAGGAGTTATTCTGTTTCATCTGGATAATATCCGTGCCAAACAGACCTGGTATGAAGAAATGCTGGCTTTCCTCCGTCATTTCCCGACCGTCACGATGCCTGACCAGGATGTCCTGAACGCGATCTACAGCTCCAACTATCTGCAGCTGGATTTACGTTATAACACGTTCGCTCATTCCGATCTCGATTTGGATAATAAAATCGTCCATTTCGCCGGAGACAATAAATGGTGGGATTCCGATTCTCCGGCAGCCTGGCTGTATTATAAATTCCTTGCGATGACGCCATGGGCGAGGGAAGTGGTGCAGGAGCAGGCTTCCGAGCCGGAGCAGGTCAATATCGTATTTGATCCGCCCCCTGTGCAGCCGGAAGAAGCGTATGAGCCGCCGCCTGTACCGGAAATTCAGCATGTAGACACCCCGCCGCCGCCGTTTCAGGAACCGGTTATTCTGCCGCCGCCTCTTTTGCCCCAGTTCACAGCTGCTGCTCCGGAAATCGTGCCGCCTGTCCTGGAGAGCACTCCGGTGAAGGTGAAGCCGCATAGACGCAAGCACCGCAGCTCACGGCTGCGCAGATTGCTGAGATTAAGAAAGAAACTGCGGCTGCGGAGAAAACTGAAGCTGAAGCTGAGACGCAAAAAAGCCCTGCGTGCGAAATACCGTACCAAAAAGCGCATCAAACTGATTAAACGCCGGTATGTAAAAAGAAGAAGGGCGCTGCTGGCGGCCAGAAAAAGACTGGCGCTGATCAGAAGGAAGAAGCTTCATGCCCGGAAAAAAGCTGTGCCTGTCAAAAAAATCCACCGTGTAAGACGTACGGCGTAA
- a CDS encoding sugar phosphate nucleotidyltransferase produces the protein MKGLVLCAGRGTRLQPSTYTRPKCMLPVNGELIIVSIIKKLAAAGIRDIGIVVNPSQGEIREMIGDGKRWDVSVTYLLQNEAKGLAHAVQSAEDFMEDSPFVLMLGDNLYEGELEPLIESLQADKSAASILLQQVKDPRQFGVAAIEGGQITGLEEKPREPKSDLAIVGVYALTSAIWPAIKRLAPSARGEYELTDAIQMLISDGGQVTYSIAAAPFFDIGTHERWLAANRYKMEHDPLNLAAPAGMDPSVRWIPPVKIDPSARVTNSTVGPYVYIGPDSVVEDSLLSNSILTDRVRLSRIHAEDSIFGSQVQLQEQEIQEQPARHILGDRASVTRMSAGAEEDTK, from the coding sequence ATGAAAGGATTAGTCTTGTGCGCCGGCAGGGGAACGAGATTGCAGCCTTCGACCTACACCAGGCCAAAGTGCATGCTGCCGGTTAATGGGGAATTAATCATTGTCTCTATTATCAAAAAGCTTGCTGCTGCCGGAATTCGTGATATTGGAATCGTAGTCAATCCATCGCAGGGAGAGATCCGGGAAATGATAGGGGACGGGAAGCGGTGGGACGTCTCGGTAACCTACCTGCTGCAAAATGAAGCCAAGGGACTGGCCCATGCTGTCCAAAGCGCAGAGGATTTCATGGAAGACTCTCCCTTCGTATTGATGCTTGGTGATAATCTGTATGAGGGGGAGCTGGAACCGCTGATTGAATCTCTGCAGGCAGACAAGTCTGCGGCTTCCATCCTGCTGCAGCAGGTCAAGGACCCCCGCCAGTTTGGAGTTGCGGCTATTGAGGGCGGGCAGATTACAGGGCTGGAGGAGAAGCCGCGCGAGCCCAAGTCAGACCTGGCGATTGTCGGTGTATATGCATTGACTTCAGCCATCTGGCCGGCAATTAAGCGGCTCGCTCCATCAGCGCGCGGGGAATATGAATTGACGGATGCGATTCAAATGTTAATCTCAGACGGCGGACAGGTTACCTACAGCATTGCTGCAGCGCCTTTCTTTGATATCGGGACCCATGAACGCTGGCTTGCCGCGAACCGCTACAAGATGGAGCATGACCCGCTGAATCTGGCAGCGCCTGCCGGCATGGATCCTTCTGTCCGGTGGATTCCTCCCGTTAAGATCGATCCGAGCGCCCGGGTAACGAACAGTACAGTCGGCCCTTATGTGTATATTGGCCCGGACAGTGTGGTTGAGGACAGCCTATTGTCCAACAGTATTCTGACCGACCGGGTGCGCTTGTCCCGAATTCACGCAGAGGATAGTATATTCGGATCCCAGGTGCAGCTGCAGGAGCAGGAAATCCAGGAGCAGCCTGCCCGCCATATTCTGGGAGACCGGGCATCTGTTACAAGAATGAGTGCCGGAGCGGAAGAGGATACAAAATAA
- a CDS encoding GGDEF domain-containing phosphodiesterase: protein MSGNNDFIQSVLPEMAACPVEPPPSELMGWPELWETYGSNFMTFSILSLSFDQLAEIVRQEGKDTRDGLLRIAGSRLSPLLDNTSCKYKADGNRMIIVCRETEVQTVSGIARLLTTILTGEYVLKGTRYELTVRVGASIAAELGNSWITILAQAEQAMNEVAPGSQERFILYEQEKKDADEEPQLHGSDLKQAIERNELVLFYQPRIDLLSGGLKGMEALVRWDHPQYGRIMPNRFIELAEKSGLIDDLGRWVLEEACRQARFWSLRQQQPFRMSVNVSPHQLQPGLIDAVSAALQQHNLDGAFLELEITESAMVRNMKEAVPLLQEVKTYGVSISIDDFGRGYTSVQYLELFPADCLKIDRSFLNRNLKQQKKIISAIIMLGRRFGLEVVGEGVETIEQLKLLRDLECDSGQGYLFSKPVDSDTFEHKFFPS from the coding sequence ATGTCTGGAAACAATGATTTTATACAGTCAGTACTGCCGGAGATGGCAGCTTGTCCGGTGGAACCGCCCCCTTCGGAGCTGATGGGCTGGCCCGAGCTTTGGGAGACGTATGGCAGTAATTTTATGACGTTTTCTATTCTCTCCTTAAGTTTTGACCAGCTGGCGGAGATTGTCCGCCAGGAAGGCAAGGATACAAGAGACGGGCTGTTGCGGATAGCCGGCAGCCGGTTGTCTCCTCTGCTCGACAATACAAGCTGCAAGTATAAGGCCGACGGCAACCGGATGATCATCGTCTGCCGGGAGACGGAAGTGCAGACGGTCAGTGGAATCGCCAGATTGCTGACAACCATTCTTACAGGGGAGTATGTACTCAAGGGAACCAGGTACGAATTGACCGTCCGTGTCGGAGCTTCCATTGCTGCAGAGCTGGGAAATTCCTGGATCACTATTCTGGCCCAGGCGGAGCAGGCGATGAATGAAGTTGCTCCAGGCTCCCAGGAGCGTTTTATTCTGTATGAGCAGGAGAAGAAAGACGCAGATGAAGAACCCCAATTACATGGGAGCGATCTGAAGCAGGCCATTGAGCGGAACGAACTGGTGCTGTTCTATCAGCCGCGGATCGATCTGCTGAGCGGAGGGCTCAAAGGTATGGAAGCTTTGGTGCGCTGGGACCATCCGCAGTACGGACGGATTATGCCTAACCGGTTCATTGAGCTGGCCGAGAAGAGCGGACTGATTGATGATCTGGGCCGCTGGGTACTGGAGGAGGCCTGCCGTCAGGCCAGATTCTGGAGCCTGCGCCAGCAGCAGCCCTTCCGCATGTCAGTCAATGTATCCCCGCATCAGCTGCAGCCCGGTCTGATTGACGCTGTCTCTGCAGCGCTGCAGCAGCATAATCTGGACGGTGCCTTTCTGGAGCTGGAGATTACCGAGAGCGCCATGGTGCGAAATATGAAAGAAGCAGTGCCGCTGCTGCAGGAAGTGAAGACCTATGGGGTAAGCATTTCCATCGACGATTTCGGCAGAGGCTATACCTCTGTACAGTATCTGGAGTTATTTCCGGCAGACTGCCTGAAGATTGACCGCAGCTTCCTTAACCGTAATCTGAAGCAGCAGAAGAAGATCATCTCGGCCATTATTATGCTGGGCCGCCGCTTCGGTCTTGAAGTGGTGGGTGAGGGCGTGGAGACTATAGAACAGCTGAAGCTGCTGAGGGATCTGGAATGTGATTCAGGCCAGGGCTACCTGTTCTCCAAGCCGGTTGACAGCGATACGTTTGAGCATAAGTTTTTCCCTTCATAA
- a CDS encoding helix-turn-helix domain-containing protein has product MDNLLGQSAHFYMGIILSFIVFIMTLDFTDHYHILRNNKKRWFVLSAVTVSLGLQTVFTIQLLGFAGAPSYMNIFRMTAVAALTFILFYTGIWLLYKRNYNHPVYKQLVILSFTLGFLAVNFGSFYSLEFRGTLEVNRIMMACIAAGVYFGALSVVRLIHKYSLHPKTSGIRVAAALIASLGLVVLRIVSMLTVKPVIVADGSAEPSQLEIPLLHMALFMVELITIILFANFLLKQRGFYKERLRSIMYQSLMDDETEAMLVLSSSGEIIKADERIGLMLGYPDEQLVNRMLAELVSPQDLLTLIEFMRNVRTGQMQKEKLRFISRQGDEITAELYGMSVMFNDKVISVNCMLKPVSETFPSYDFVEEVPFPMFVVEANTQQIIYTNLQFQTLFPPDGVKQYAPEIIDPGCQQLLDGGITLALEGNVSHHQLTVKDRQLGHVPVIATFSPGYTTEEGTVVNVHILLQLVNDMIQTAPSHSSERLLMDSATNAMALLAFDDTGETEASFTYINQAMRRLLSIDDMGCDFVWRAIFSPETGEKIAGQIAELTLTGNPSFTLSGVRLTAPGMKEVTITGTAYGAESRTVLLTLKEESAKGRRSGNPDPGRNLRIIMAELDINTSELAARSGLSLATISNLRTGKIIKPQYTTAASISRALSVEIEDLWETIAE; this is encoded by the coding sequence ATGGACAACCTGTTAGGGCAGAGTGCTCACTTTTACATGGGAATTATCCTCAGCTTTATTGTCTTTATAATGACGCTGGACTTCACGGATCACTATCATATTCTCCGGAACAACAAAAAAAGATGGTTTGTTCTGAGTGCAGTTACGGTCAGTCTGGGTCTGCAGACCGTATTCACCATTCAACTGCTGGGCTTCGCCGGTGCTCCATCATATATGAACATATTCAGGATGACTGCTGTGGCGGCATTAACCTTTATCCTGTTCTATACGGGAATCTGGCTGCTGTACAAGCGCAACTATAACCATCCGGTGTACAAACAGCTGGTTATCCTGTCTTTTACGCTGGGTTTCCTTGCAGTTAATTTCGGCAGCTTCTACAGCCTTGAGTTTCGCGGTACGCTGGAAGTTAACAGGATTATGATGGCTTGTATTGCCGCAGGCGTATACTTTGGTGCACTAAGTGTAGTCCGTCTTATTCATAAATACAGCCTTCATCCGAAGACTTCAGGCATCCGGGTAGCGGCTGCTTTGATAGCAAGCCTTGGACTTGTTGTACTTCGTATAGTCAGCATGCTGACCGTTAAGCCGGTTATTGTCGCAGACGGCTCTGCTGAACCTTCACAGCTTGAAATCCCCCTATTACATATGGCTCTGTTTATGGTAGAGCTGATCACAATTATTCTATTTGCCAATTTCCTGCTGAAACAGAGGGGATTCTATAAGGAACGGCTGCGCAGTATTATGTACCAGTCTTTAATGGACGACGAGACGGAAGCTATGCTTGTCCTCAGCAGCTCGGGAGAAATTATCAAGGCTGACGAACGGATCGGGCTGATGCTGGGGTATCCCGATGAACAGCTGGTTAACCGGATGCTGGCGGAGCTGGTCTCTCCGCAGGATCTGCTTACCCTGATTGAATTCATGAGAAATGTCCGTACAGGCCAAATGCAGAAAGAAAAGCTGAGATTTATCAGCCGGCAGGGCGACGAGATCACTGCAGAGCTGTATGGAATGTCTGTAATGTTCAACGATAAGGTGATATCCGTTAACTGCATGCTCAAGCCTGTAAGTGAAACATTCCCTTCTTATGATTTTGTGGAAGAGGTACCTTTTCCTATGTTTGTAGTAGAAGCGAATACGCAGCAAATTATATACACGAATCTCCAGTTTCAGACCTTATTTCCTCCCGATGGTGTAAAACAGTATGCGCCGGAAATTATCGATCCCGGTTGCCAGCAGTTGCTGGATGGCGGAATCACCCTGGCATTAGAGGGGAATGTAAGTCACCATCAGCTGACAGTCAAAGACCGGCAGCTCGGACATGTTCCGGTCATTGCCACCTTCTCACCCGGCTATACTACGGAAGAGGGTACTGTAGTAAATGTGCATATCCTGCTTCAGCTGGTTAACGATATGATCCAGACCGCACCGAGCCACAGCAGTGAACGCCTTCTGATGGACAGTGCGACGAATGCAATGGCTCTGTTGGCTTTTGATGATACGGGTGAGACCGAAGCATCTTTCACCTACATCAATCAGGCGATGCGCAGGCTGCTGTCTATTGATGACATGGGATGCGATTTCGTATGGCGGGCCATTTTTTCACCGGAAACCGGAGAGAAGATTGCCGGACAGATTGCAGAGCTGACGCTGACAGGCAACCCTTCCTTTACGCTAAGCGGGGTGAGGCTGACAGCTCCGGGAATGAAGGAAGTCACGATTACAGGGACAGCATACGGGGCAGAGAGCAGAACGGTTCTCCTGACTTTAAAAGAAGAGTCGGCAAAAGGAAGAAGATCCGGCAATCCTGACCCGGGACGGAATTTGCGTATTATTATGGCTGAGCTGGATATCAACACCTCAGAGCTGGCGGCGCGGAGCGGTCTCTCCCTGGCTACCATTTCCAACCTCCGGACCGGCAAAATTATAAAGCCGCAGTACACTACGGCTGCTTCCATTTCCAGAGCGCTTTCTGTGGAGATTGAGGATCTGTGGGAGACCATAGCAGAGTGA
- a CDS encoding LuxR C-terminal-related transcriptional regulator, with protein MNDTDIKSRALGTETAVLLEELLHSYSLSTGLNLLITSMHGEVLLHDNIPGRYSAMSIQYIEQELKELVVRFRQQTAVMIYEDWIPGMKIIVAPISANSGIKYFLWAGFLVQEHTKPLINLQAAALAPEQLELVQRRLESTPERSYVEIMEIQERIVKLRDMIHQIMKAHYQEQNISAAVDVLNGAPPVSVHAGLAFDQEIRAFLAASELADIYGIAVEKSPGKYMITDITGAASEELLQATFWAGEGFLGQSVLRSTSSQWLEASRDPRSIYFLNRGVPELEAVYCFPVASGGRNVGLLFGISCSGNSQEMKIRPRAEFEKYYLSQYVAAAGKHLDYARQERQLNMYRPLVELTAAAQASEGIPGLLSRIVDTSLSTIDDLQSSLIVYRSANSGQYHTAARGVEQAEGNSRVEEIVQRYFSAEVSGQWSGPDGDKSGYRVSVDKGKKFMEVPIRYGSNTHAVLLAEVAGEGQKSPDLGMLKMLEAVSGLALQTAYDLEQKQDMRNEIAQFLSAVMILKRPESDELLHKARSLIMEYANWRKMDEEEAGLLIRSCLLSCIDHQFIGLLPDIFDKEIGIIEEYQLLKDALKAGEPARCSLEAQTIALAFNYSRTDHTNPYADLSRYDHELSKQFRRFMLQREVVQHSIMVKAPQAVPALQENRELVFERVVEDRKFTQREKDILKLMLEAMNNKEIAKALFISEHTVKNHVTNIFSKLGVSDRSNAIAFVYNHKI; from the coding sequence ATGAATGATACTGATATCAAGAGCCGGGCATTAGGCACCGAGACCGCAGTATTGCTTGAGGAGCTGCTGCACAGCTATTCTCTCTCCACTGGACTGAACCTGTTAATCACAAGTATGCATGGTGAGGTACTGCTTCATGACAACATTCCGGGGCGTTATTCGGCAATGTCGATCCAGTATATTGAACAGGAGCTTAAGGAGCTTGTTGTGAGATTCAGGCAGCAGACTGCTGTTATGATTTATGAGGACTGGATTCCCGGGATGAAAATAATTGTCGCGCCGATATCGGCTAATAGCGGTATTAAGTATTTTTTATGGGCCGGTTTTCTGGTTCAGGAGCATACAAAGCCGCTGATTAATCTGCAAGCGGCGGCTTTGGCCCCGGAGCAGCTTGAATTGGTTCAGCGAAGACTGGAATCTACTCCTGAAAGATCATACGTTGAGATTATGGAAATACAGGAGCGTATCGTCAAGCTGAGGGACATGATTCACCAAATCATGAAGGCCCACTACCAGGAACAGAATATATCTGCTGCCGTTGACGTCCTGAATGGTGCGCCTCCTGTATCCGTACATGCCGGCCTGGCATTTGATCAGGAAATCCGGGCATTTTTGGCCGCCAGCGAACTGGCTGATATTTATGGAATTGCCGTGGAGAAGAGTCCGGGGAAATATATGATCACTGATATTACCGGAGCTGCTTCTGAGGAGCTGCTGCAGGCTACCTTTTGGGCCGGTGAGGGCTTCCTGGGACAATCCGTGCTGCGCAGCACGTCTTCACAGTGGCTTGAGGCTTCACGTGACCCCAGATCCATTTACTTTCTGAACCGGGGAGTTCCGGAGCTCGAAGCTGTATATTGCTTTCCCGTTGCCTCCGGAGGAAGGAATGTGGGGCTATTATTCGGGATCTCCTGCAGCGGTAACAGTCAGGAGATGAAAATCAGGCCGCGTGCCGAATTTGAAAAATATTATCTAAGCCAATACGTGGCGGCAGCCGGAAAACATCTGGATTACGCCAGGCAGGAACGGCAGCTGAATATGTACAGGCCGCTGGTTGAGCTCACGGCTGCGGCCCAGGCATCAGAGGGAATTCCCGGTCTGCTGTCAAGAATTGTCGATACCAGCCTGAGTACGATTGATGACCTGCAGTCCTCGCTTATTGTGTACCGCAGCGCGAACTCCGGGCAGTATCATACGGCGGCAAGGGGAGTAGAGCAGGCTGAAGGGAACAGCCGGGTGGAGGAGATCGTACAGCGCTATTTCTCGGCAGAGGTGTCCGGCCAATGGTCTGGCCCGGACGGTGACAAAAGCGGATACAGGGTAAGTGTGGACAAAGGGAAAAAGTTTATGGAGGTTCCCATCCGCTATGGCTCCAATACCCATGCAGTTCTGCTGGCCGAAGTAGCCGGAGAAGGACAAAAGTCTCCTGACCTGGGCATGCTCAAGATGCTTGAAGCGGTCAGCGGACTGGCCCTGCAGACCGCTTATGATCTTGAACAGAAGCAGGATATGAGAAATGAAATCGCCCAGTTTCTGAGTGCGGTAATGATCCTGAAGCGCCCTGAATCGGATGAGTTACTCCATAAAGCACGAAGCTTAATTATGGAGTACGCCAATTGGAGAAAGATGGATGAGGAGGAAGCCGGTCTTCTTATACGAAGCTGTCTTTTATCCTGTATTGATCATCAGTTCATCGGCCTCCTGCCCGATATTTTTGATAAGGAGATCGGGATTATTGAGGAATACCAGCTGCTTAAGGATGCCTTGAAAGCGGGGGAGCCGGCCCGCTGTTCTCTGGAGGCACAGACAATCGCGCTTGCGTTCAACTATTCCCGTACTGATCATACGAACCCGTATGCAGACCTGTCCCGGTATGATCACGAGCTGAGTAAGCAGTTCCGCAGATTCATGCTGCAGCGGGAGGTGGTCCAGCACAGCATTATGGTCAAAGCTCCCCAGGCAGTACCTGCGCTTCAGGAAAACCGGGAGCTTGTCTTTGAGCGGGTAGTCGAGGACCGCAAGTTCACCCAGCGGGAGAAGGATATTCTCAAGCTTATGCTTGAGGCTATGAATAACAAGGAGATTGCCAAAGCCCTGTTTATCAGCGAACATACGGTCAAGAATCATGTAACCAACATCTTTAGTAAATTAGGAGTCAGCGACCGTTCAAATGCGATAGCATTTGTGTATAATCATAAAATTTAG